CACCCTTGTGCAGGACAAAATCGTTCAGCGCGTGATAGCACTGCTCGCTGCCGTCCGCATGCGCCACCCGGGCCTTTAGCACCATGCGCTCCTCGACCTCGAAATCCAGGGCCAGGATACGGTCCAGGCAGGCGGCCAGCTCGTTGAAAGCACAGGTGGTGAGGAAACCGAAATTGCCGAGGTTCACGGCGAAGATGGGCACCTGGCTGACCCCCACGCAGCGGGCCGCGCCCAGCACGGTGCCGTCGCCGCCCAGGGCCAGCATCAGGTCGGTCCCCTCCGGGATGCCATCGCCCTGGATAAGCTCCACCCGGGAATGGTCCTGCACGAACGCCAGCAGGTCGGCATGCACCCAGGGCCTGACCCCGCGCTGGGCGAGCAGGTCCAGGCAGAGGGCCAGCAGTGTTGCTATGTCCGGATTGTGGAGGTTAGCTTTTAACGCTATGTTCATCGATCCGCGCACCCAGGGCCTGTTTGACGAAAGCCTGAATTCCGGCCGGGCAAAGTCCCAGCCGTTCGAGCAGCACATTGCGCTTGCCCACTTTGAGGAACTCGTCCGGAACGCCCATGTGCAGGACCCGTCCCGACGGCTCGTTGCGGCCGGCTGCGTAGAGCGCCACCTGCGAGCCGAACCCGCCGCGCAGCACGTTCTCCTCCAGGGTGACCACGGTCTCGTAGCTGGAGAGCACATGCTCCAGCATGGGTGTGTCGAGGGGTTTGACGAAGCGGCAGTTGAACACGCCCGCGCTGATCCCGTCGCGCGCGAGCAGCTTGCGGGCCCAGAGCGCCGGGTGGACCATAGTCCCCACTGCCAGCAGGGCCACGTCCCGCCCCTGCTCCAGCATCTCCCACGAGCCGATCTCCAGCTCGCGGAAGCGTTGGGAGCGGATCACCCCCACTCCGCCGCCGCGCGGGTAGCGGATGCAGAACGGGGCCTTGTCCTGGCGGAACGCGGTGTAGAGAAGGTCACGCAGTTCCACCTCGTCCTTGGGCGCGGTGACTATCATGTTGGGCACCAGGCTCATGAACGACAGGTCGAACACGCCGTTGTGCGTGGGCCCGTCATCCCCCACTATGCCCGCCCGGTCCAGGGCAAACACCACGGGCAAGTCCTGCAGGGCCACGTCCATGATCACATGGTCGAAAGCCCGCTGGATGAACGTGCTGTAGATCGCCACCAGGGGCCGCGCCCCCACCATGGCCAGCCCGGCCGAGAAAGTGACCGCGTGGCCCTCGGCGATCCCGACGTCGAAAAAGCGCCCGGGCAGCTCGCGCTGGAAACGGCTCAGCCCGGTGCCGTCCGGCATGGCCGCGGTCACGGCCAGGATGCGCGGATTGGCCGCGGCCAGCTCGACCGCCGCCTCGCCGAACAGCTCGGAATAGCTGGGCGCCTTGGGGGCCACGGTTCCGCCGGTGGCGGTGTCGAACGCCCCGGTGCCGTGGAAACGGGTGGGGTTCTCCTCGGCGTGCTCGTAGCCCTTGCCTTTCTTGGTCAGCACGTGCAGCAACACCGGGCCGTGAATCTCGCGGACAGTCTTGAGGGTGCGCAGAAGCTCGTCCAGATTGTGGCCATCGATGGGGCCGATATAGCGGAAACCCATCTCCTCGAACCACATGCCCGGCACGAACAGGTTCTTGAGCGATTCCTCCAACTTGTGGGCGAAAGCGCGGACCTGGTCGCGGCCCAGGGGGATTCGCTCGGTGAGGTCCCAGATCTCCTTTTTCAGCTTGTTGTAACGCGGGTCCAGTATCAGGCCGTTCATGTAGCGGGTCAGGGCGCCCACGTTGGGCGAGATGGACATCTGGTTGTCGTTGAGGACCACCAGCAGGTCGTGCCCCCCGGCCCCGGCGTTGTTCAGGCCCTCGTCGGCCAGCCCGCCGGACAGGGCGCCGACGCCGATCACCGCCACCACCTTGAAGTCCTGCCCGGCCAGGTCACGGGCGCTGGCGTAGCCCAGGGCGGCCGAGATCGAGGTGGAGGCGTGGCCCGTGGCAAATGCGTCGCAGGGGCTTTCCTTGGGGTTGGGGAACCCGCTCACGCCGCCCTCCTGGCGCAGCTTCTTGAACCCCGCCCGCCGTCCGGTGAGCAGCTTGTGGATGTAGCACTGGTGGCCGACATCGAAGATGATCTTGTCGCGCGGGCACTCGAACACCGAGTGCAGGGCCACGGTCAGTTCCACGGCCCCGAGGTTGGGAGCCAGATGGCCGCCGGAGTCGCTGACCACGGAAATTATGTAGTCCCGCAGGCATTCGCAGAGAGTTTCGAGCTCGGCGAGGCTGAGGTCCCGGATGTCGCGTGGGCTCTTGATGCGGCCCAGAACTTCCTCGGTCCTGGATTGCAAGGACACATCCCCCGTTGTATGTGAAAATCCGCACGGAGGCGGATTGAAATACCGACGGAATTATGTCTTAATTTAATCTCTGCCGGGCAGGGCGCAAATGTTTCTTGTTATTTTTCAGGCCTTGCGGCTGAGAATGAAACGGGCCAGGGCCTGAAGCGTCCCCTCGCGGTCGAGCCCGGCCGGGCCGAGCACCGCGCAGGCGCTCTCGACCGCCTCGGCGGCCATGCGGCGGCTGGTCTCCAGGCCATAGAGGGCCGGGAAAGTGGCCTTGCCGCGGGCCTGATCCGCGCCCACGGTCTTGCCCAGGGCGGTGAAATCCCCCTCGATGTCCAGCAGGTCATCCACGATCTGGAACGCCAGTCCGATCCCCTCGCCGTAGGCGGCCAGGGCGTCCAGGGACTGTTCCCGAGCGCCGGCCAGATGTCCGCCCAGGGTGCAACTGGCGCGGATCAGGGCACCGGTCTTGTGGGTGTGGATGTAGTCCAGGGTGGCGCGGTCCACCGCGTGGCGCTCGCTCTCCAGGTCCACCACCTGCCCGCCGATCACGCCTCCGCCGCCCACGGCCTCGGCCACGGCGGCCACGGCCCGCGCCGTGTCCTGCGCGGAAAGCCCCAGCCCGGCCGCCTCGCGGCTCAGCACCCCGAAGGCCAGGAGCAGCAGCCCCGAGCCGGCCAGGGTCGCGCTGCGCTCGCCGAACCGGCGGTGGCAGGTGGGCAGCCCGCGCCGGAAATCGTCGTTGTCCATCACCGGCAGGTCATCGTGGATCAGGGTGTAGGTATGGATCAGTTCCAGGGCGCAAACTGCGCGGTAGTGGGAATCGCTGTCCCCATCGCCGCCGCAGGCGCGGAACGCGCTCAGCGCCAGCACCGGGCGAAGGCGCTTGCCTCCGGCGGCCAGGCTGTAGGCCATGGCC
The window above is part of the bacterium genome. Proteins encoded here:
- the dxs gene encoding 1-deoxy-D-xylulose-5-phosphate synthase, which gives rise to MQSRTEEVLGRIKSPRDIRDLSLAELETLCECLRDYIISVVSDSGGHLAPNLGAVELTVALHSVFECPRDKIIFDVGHQCYIHKLLTGRRAGFKKLRQEGGVSGFPNPKESPCDAFATGHASTSISAALGYASARDLAGQDFKVVAVIGVGALSGGLADEGLNNAGAGGHDLLVVLNDNQMSISPNVGALTRYMNGLILDPRYNKLKKEIWDLTERIPLGRDQVRAFAHKLEESLKNLFVPGMWFEEMGFRYIGPIDGHNLDELLRTLKTVREIHGPVLLHVLTKKGKGYEHAEENPTRFHGTGAFDTATGGTVAPKAPSYSELFGEAAVELAAANPRILAVTAAMPDGTGLSRFQRELPGRFFDVGIAEGHAVTFSAGLAMVGARPLVAIYSTFIQRAFDHVIMDVALQDLPVVFALDRAGIVGDDGPTHNGVFDLSFMSLVPNMIVTAPKDEVELRDLLYTAFRQDKAPFCIRYPRGGGVGVIRSQRFRELEIGSWEMLEQGRDVALLAVGTMVHPALWARKLLARDGISAGVFNCRFVKPLDTPMLEHVLSSYETVVTLEENVLRGGFGSQVALYAAGRNEPSGRVLHMGVPDEFLKVGKRNVLLERLGLCPAGIQAFVKQALGARIDEHSVKS
- a CDS encoding polyprenyl synthetase family protein, with the protein product MDLQAYLKSEKTRIDRVLKELVPAETDPLHEAMAYSLAAGGKRLRPVLALSAFRACGGDGDSDSHYRAVCALELIHTYTLIHDDLPVMDNDDFRRGLPTCHRRFGERSATLAGSGLLLLAFGVLSREAAGLGLSAQDTARAVAAVAEAVGGGGVIGGQVVDLESERHAVDRATLDYIHTHKTGALIRASCTLGGHLAGAREQSLDALAAYGEGIGLAFQIVDDLLDIEGDFTALGKTVGADQARGKATFPALYGLETSRRMAAEAVESACAVLGPAGLDREGTLQALARFILSRKA
- a CDS encoding NAD(+)/NADH kinase produces the protein MNIALKANLHNPDIATLLALCLDLLAQRGVRPWVHADLLAFVQDHSRVELIQGDGIPEGTDLMLALGGDGTVLGAARCVGVSQVPIFAVNLGNFGFLTTCAFNELAACLDRILALDFEVEERMVLKARVAHADGSEQCYHALNDFVLHKGGRTRPIVLNIQAGGDQVGFFPADGVIVSTPTGSTAYSLSAGGPILFPTMDAVAITPICPHSLAVRPLVVPSDIPLTLTEMSAHQEVLLTVDGQMSSRIIEEDEIHVSRAAHVTRMVKPFEGTFFSRLRGKLKWGERERT